A genomic window from Bacteroidota bacterium includes:
- a CDS encoding DUF2723 domain-containing protein, translating to MKSFSRINNITGWIIFAIALVVYTSTMEATASFWDCGEFIAATYKLQVVHPPGAPIFLMVGRIFTLFASGPEQVPIMTNFFSALSTAFGALFVFWIVTRMMRKAVAGINEPTGSQIATIIFGGIIGAGCFIFMDSIWFSAVESEVYALATFFFILIFWTIVKWEAHADDPNSDRWILFMALMMGLSIGVHLLALLVIPAIALIYYFKNYTYTRKGLIYTLLLGTALVAFVLYGILDKFIAIAAGFDRVFVNGMNLPYGTGIIFFSLLVIGGIIYTVRYAIQKGKRALYIVMMSFSMLIIGLTSYAMVLIRAKAEPVINMNGINDVHSFLSYLKREQYGSRALFYGPYWTAQPVDYKKGKAKYGVVEGKDGYQVVSHEFEPVYKIPSEYLSGPNVNDKALLLKERNKQVLFPRMGSLEDRHAGLYYDYVGVDPQNEETYVPSYGDNLGFLFNYQFGHMFWRYFMWNFSGRQNDTQGNFYDGYKDGNWITGIEAIDKTKNEQLVDVPASLKDLVTHNTYYMLPFIIGIMGMAYQLRKDKRGFAVVLTLFLFMGIMNIINMNQPPTEPRERDYAQVGAFFAFAIWIGFGIGAIIDLAKNFKTKTIQEYLLYAGIILLAMFFLGLTMYSFTMFIMISIYALAVMLLMGGIAYLINNIMKKEMAVAAIAFILCLPAPLLMAQQGWDDHNRSDRTFARDIARNYLESCPPNAILFTQGDNDTYPLWYAQEVEGIRTDIRIVNLSLLGVDWYINQLRHATNDSKAIPLTLSSDKIIGDKRNQIVDNDKSKFKNQTMELSEVIKFIGQDDPKFQIYSEGLDDYFNYVPTKKFKITIDADAMKKNNIVPESMVEAMKKELTFDLKRGTLLKNDLMTLDIVANNINTRPICFAISVTGESHLGMEKYLMQRNMVYQLMPVEMENDKSVMDGYRKQMNTDIQYDLLVNQKDKFTYGGVERGGKMYVDPSGMGSILTAKYMNYFELVKSLDEERQYLEAQARQMMTDTVNLEYDEVGQQLMKESAEKKEKMLTVLSLMDQLFPASSIPYDFNMINVAQVYQRLGENEKAMDIVKSMKDRVMSELEYYYKMTQQSTLTASMFEDDKLRSETWVYYTIDLSRKAGDADFSQALDKEWETLRMKYGILAPNERGRK from the coding sequence ATGAAGAGTTTCAGTAGGATCAACAACATAACAGGTTGGATTATTTTCGCGATTGCCCTGGTAGTATACACCTCCACCATGGAAGCAACCGCCAGTTTCTGGGATTGCGGTGAGTTTATTGCAGCCACATACAAATTACAAGTAGTGCATCCACCGGGAGCACCGATCTTTTTAATGGTAGGTCGTATTTTCACACTGTTTGCCTCCGGACCCGAACAGGTCCCGATAATGACAAACTTCTTCTCAGCCCTGTCCACCGCATTCGGTGCTTTGTTTGTTTTCTGGATTGTAACACGTATGATGCGTAAAGCAGTTGCAGGTATCAACGAACCAACCGGAAGTCAAATCGCTACCATCATTTTTGGTGGAATTATTGGTGCAGGCTGTTTTATTTTTATGGATAGTATCTGGTTTTCTGCAGTTGAATCAGAAGTATATGCGTTAGCAACATTTTTCTTCATATTAATTTTCTGGACTATCGTAAAATGGGAAGCACATGCTGATGATCCAAATTCAGACCGCTGGATATTATTTATGGCGCTCATGATGGGATTAAGTATCGGTGTGCACTTATTGGCATTACTCGTTATTCCTGCGATTGCTTTAATCTATTATTTTAAAAATTATACTTATACCCGCAAAGGTTTAATTTATACTTTATTACTCGGAACAGCTTTAGTTGCATTTGTATTATATGGTATCCTCGATAAATTTATTGCCATTGCAGCAGGTTTTGACCGTGTATTTGTAAACGGAATGAATTTACCTTATGGCACCGGAATTATATTCTTTTCATTGCTCGTAATTGGTGGTATTATTTATACCGTTCGTTATGCTATTCAAAAAGGAAAACGTGCATTATATATTGTGATGATGTCGTTCAGCATGTTAATAATTGGTTTAACTTCTTATGCCATGGTGTTAATCCGTGCAAAAGCTGAACCCGTTATTAATATGAACGGAATTAATGATGTGCACTCATTTTTATCTTACCTAAAACGTGAACAATACGGAAGTCGCGCATTATTTTATGGCCCTTACTGGACAGCGCAACCGGTAGATTATAAAAAAGGAAAAGCAAAATATGGTGTAGTTGAAGGAAAAGATGGTTACCAGGTTGTTTCTCATGAATTTGAACCTGTATATAAAATTCCTTCCGAATATCTTTCAGGACCGAATGTAAATGATAAAGCATTATTACTCAAAGAACGTAATAAGCAGGTTTTATTTCCACGTATGGGTTCACTTGAAGATCGCCATGCCGGATTATATTATGATTATGTTGGTGTTGATCCGCAAAATGAAGAAACCTATGTTCCTTCGTATGGAGATAACTTAGGATTTTTATTTAATTACCAGTTTGGTCATATGTTTTGGCGTTATTTCATGTGGAATTTTTCCGGTCGACAAAACGATACACAAGGTAATTTTTATGATGGTTATAAAGATGGTAACTGGATTACCGGGATTGAAGCTATCGATAAAACTAAAAATGAGCAATTAGTTGATGTTCCTGCTTCATTAAAAGATTTAGTTACGCATAATACTTATTACATGTTGCCATTTATTATCGGTATCATGGGTATGGCTTATCAATTGCGAAAAGATAAACGCGGATTTGCTGTCGTGTTAACCCTGTTTTTATTTATGGGTATCATGAACATCATCAACATGAACCAGCCACCAACCGAACCACGTGAACGTGATTATGCGCAGGTAGGTGCATTTTTTGCATTTGCAATATGGATTGGTTTTGGTATCGGTGCAATAATTGATTTAGCGAAAAACTTTAAAACAAAAACGATTCAGGAATATTTATTGTATGCAGGAATAATTTTGCTTGCTATGTTCTTTTTAGGATTAACCATGTATTCATTTACCATGTTTATAATGATTAGCATTTATGCTTTGGCAGTGATGTTGCTCATGGGTGGTATTGCATATCTGATTAATAATATCATGAAAAAAGAAATGGCTGTTGCGGCAATAGCATTTATTTTATGTTTACCTGCACCGCTGCTTATGGCACAACAAGGTTGGGATGATCACAATCGTTCAGACCGCACTTTTGCACGTGATATTGCAAGAAATTATTTGGAGTCCTGTCCGCCAAATGCAATTCTATTTACACAAGGCGATAATGATACTTATCCGCTATGGTATGCACAGGAAGTGGAAGGAATTAGAACGGATATTCGTATTGTGAATTTAAGTTTATTGGGTGTAGATTGGTATATTAATCAGTTGCGTCATGCCACAAACGATTCAAAAGCAATTCCGCTTACGTTATCATCAGATAAAATTATTGGTGATAAACGTAATCAGATTGTAGATAATGACAAGAGTAAATTTAAAAACCAAACCATGGAATTGAGTGAGGTAATTAAATTTATTGGTCAGGACGATCCTAAATTCCAGATTTACAGTGAAGGGTTAGATGATTATTTTAATTATGTGCCTACTAAGAAATTTAAAATTACCATTGATGCCGATGCAATGAAAAAAAATAATATTGTTCCTGAATCAATGGTGGAAGCGATGAAAAAAGAACTCACCTTCGATTTAAAACGTGGAACATTATTAAAAAATGATTTGATGACGTTAGATATTGTTGCAAATAATATCAATACTCGTCCAATTTGTTTTGCCATCAGCGTAACAGGTGAATCACACTTAGGTATGGAAAAATACCTCATGCAGCGCAACATGGTTTATCAGCTGATGCCGGTTGAAATGGAAAATGATAAATCGGTAATGGATGGTTATCGCAAACAAATGAACACCGATATTCAATACGATTTACTGGTAAATCAAAAAGATAAATTTACTTACGGTGGTGTTGAACGTGGTGGTAAAATGTATGTTGACCCAAGCGGAATGGGTTCTATATTAACAGCAAAATATATGAATTATTTTGAGTTAGTAAAAAGCCTGGATGAAGAACGTCAATACCTTGAAGCACAGGCACGTCAAATGATGACCGATACCGTGAATTTAGAATATGATGAAGTTGGTCAGCAACTGATGAAAGAAAGTGCTGAGAAAAAAGAAAAAATGCTGACCGTTTTAAGTTTAATGGATCAGTTATTTCCGGCTTCCAGTATTCCTTACGATTTTAATATGATTAATGTTGCTCAGGTTTATCAGCGCTTAGGTGAAAATGAAAAAGCGATGGACATCGTAAAATCGATGAAAGACCGCGTAATGAGTGAATTAGAATATTATTACAAAATGACCCAACAAAGTACATTAACAGCTTCAATGTTTGAAGATGATAAATTGCGTTCAGAAACATGGGTTTATTATACTATTGATTTATCGCGCAAAGCAGGTGATGCTGATTTTTCACAGGCACTGGATAAGGAATGGGAAACGTTACGTATGAAATACGGCATATTAGCACCGAATGAGAGAGGCAGAAAATAA
- a CDS encoding Na/Pi cotransporter family protein, giving the protein MGLNVWLIFGGVGIFLFGILMLEQALQNLMSRRFKLFLKKQTGNTFRAIFSGTLITAVLQSSSVVNFMVLAFVSSGVITLRNALAVIMGTNLGTTLNSWIVATLGFKVDIAAFAYPVAGLAGMFLFIFKHKNRLEPLFKFLMGFSFLFIGLELMKESAESEAIQQVFSRFQDSGAWVFLLLGFVATTITQSSAATVAITLSFLNQQLIGFESAMAVVIGSEVGTSVKLLLGALDGVAVKQRVSVGNFLYNVVTTIVAFILLRPTAVLIQDVLGISNPLTGLATFQTLMNFGSILLFLPFLNVFSKWLEKRFRHEDRKLTMFIQPHQPVIVATAFELLRSETWFFINQCKIFTAHQFRVEEQTLHIPEVFLQHHQQHDLNRKSVDDWYHFLKEHYGEIQTFYIQLKMKSLDADEVKEIDQLMAALRSGMHAVKCIHDIDHDIAELKNSSNEIKFNFLQHMNTQQQLFYNSLFFEDKQQTDDEAIFNKLVDLLKAVQHTYNEHLQHIYSISSEHQLSDIEIATLMNFNREIFTGNKSLIMSWKNYLLSPERSEKFSDLPTYLA; this is encoded by the coding sequence ATGGGACTAAACGTTTGGTTGATTTTTGGGGGTGTGGGCATTTTCCTGTTTGGCATACTGATGCTGGAGCAGGCGCTTCAAAATTTAATGAGTCGCCGTTTCAAGCTGTTTTTGAAGAAGCAGACGGGCAATACTTTTCGGGCGATTTTTAGTGGAACCCTTATTACTGCTGTGTTACAGAGCAGTTCAGTGGTTAATTTTATGGTGCTGGCCTTTGTCAGTTCAGGGGTAATAACACTGCGTAATGCCCTGGCTGTGATTATGGGCACAAACCTTGGAACTACCCTAAACAGCTGGATAGTGGCTACACTGGGCTTTAAAGTGGATATAGCGGCTTTTGCCTATCCGGTTGCCGGTTTGGCGGGGATGTTCCTCTTCATTTTTAAGCATAAGAACCGCCTGGAGCCACTTTTTAAGTTTTTGATGGGATTTAGTTTTCTATTTATCGGACTGGAGCTAATGAAGGAATCAGCCGAGTCGGAAGCGATTCAGCAGGTATTTAGCCGTTTTCAGGACAGCGGGGCATGGGTTTTCCTGTTGCTAGGCTTTGTTGCTACCACCATAACCCAAAGCAGCGCGGCAACCGTGGCTATTACGCTGAGTTTCCTGAATCAGCAGTTGATTGGATTTGAATCTGCCATGGCTGTCGTAATCGGCTCCGAAGTGGGCACTTCCGTAAAATTGTTATTAGGAGCATTAGATGGGGTTGCAGTTAAGCAAAGAGTGTCGGTGGGTAATTTTCTATACAATGTGGTAACTACCATAGTAGCATTTATTTTATTGCGGCCAACAGCGGTGTTGATTCAGGATGTTTTGGGCATATCAAATCCATTAACCGGACTGGCGACATTTCAAACGCTGATGAATTTTGGGAGTATACTGTTGTTTTTACCGTTCCTGAATGTTTTTAGTAAGTGGTTGGAAAAACGATTTAGGCATGAGGATAGAAAACTCACTATGTTTATTCAGCCACATCAGCCTGTTATAGTGGCAACGGCATTCGAATTATTACGTTCGGAAACCTGGTTTTTTATTAATCAGTGTAAAATTTTTACGGCGCATCAGTTTAGGGTAGAGGAACAAACACTGCATATCCCGGAAGTTTTTTTGCAACACCATCAACAACACGATTTAAATAGGAAATCGGTGGATGATTGGTATCATTTTTTGAAGGAACACTATGGAGAAATTCAGACATTTTATATTCAGTTAAAAATGAAATCATTAGATGCAGACGAGGTGAAAGAAATTGACCAGTTAATGGCTGCATTGCGCAGTGGTATGCATGCAGTAAAATGTATTCATGATATTGACCATGATATAGCGGAATTAAAAAATTCTTCAAATGAAATTAAGTTTAATTTTTTGCAACACATGAATACCCAGCAACAACTATTTTATAATAGTTTGTTTTTTGAAGATAAGCAGCAGACCGATGATGAAGCGATATTTAACAAATTGGTTGATTTATTAAAAGCTGTTCAACACACCTATAATGAACATCTGCAACATATTTACAGCATCTCATCTGAACATCAATTATCGGATATTGAAATTGCTACACTGATGAATTTTAATCGGGAAATTTTCACCGGCAATAAATCACTTATCATGAGTTGGAAAAATTATCTGCTCAGTCCTGAACGCTCAGAAAAATTCAGTGATTTACCGACATACCTCGCCTGA
- a CDS encoding cobalamin-independent methionine synthase II family protein: MKISTEPIGSVPRSQKLLDAMQKNAAGELSDTDFNNILIDETKLVIHKFHDTGSTIITDGEQCKPSFVTYPLHGLKNLSNDGAVIPFADGHTRQLPKLVSGPFKYNNYAAQYLNFAKQITNSPLKQAVISASAISLIYPAEGIADYPREQFIADLINEAERDIRMCLEAGAANVQIDFTEARLALKLDPSGGVLNAFIDLNNQVIDRFSDADKKRIGVHSCPGGDHDSTHSADIDYADLLPSLFNLHATNFYLEFAAEEDKIHVLELIRKNIKPNQKVFIGVTNVISPKIETPEEVRDTILLAAEFIPVEQLGTTDDCGFSPFADDRSTAQDIAFAKIAARIEGTKMAEAIMNLPHASN; the protein is encoded by the coding sequence ATTAAAATTTCAACAGAGCCGATTGGCAGTGTACCACGTTCACAAAAATTATTGGATGCCATGCAAAAAAATGCGGCCGGTGAATTATCCGATACTGATTTTAATAACATTTTAATAGATGAAACAAAGTTGGTAATTCATAAATTTCATGATACCGGTTCAACTATTATTACTGATGGAGAACAATGTAAACCAAGTTTTGTGACTTACCCTTTACACGGATTAAAAAATTTATCGAATGATGGTGCTGTTATTCCGTTTGCAGACGGACATACAAGGCAATTACCTAAATTGGTGAGTGGTCCTTTTAAATATAATAATTATGCTGCACAATATCTCAACTTCGCAAAACAAATAACAAATTCACCATTAAAACAAGCAGTTATTTCTGCATCAGCTATCAGTTTAATTTATCCTGCTGAAGGTATTGCGGATTACCCGCGTGAACAATTTATTGCAGATTTAATCAACGAAGCAGAACGCGATATCAGAATGTGTCTGGAAGCCGGTGCAGCCAACGTACAGATTGACTTTACAGAAGCCAGGCTTGCATTAAAACTAGATCCTTCAGGAGGTGTACTAAATGCATTTATAGATTTAAATAATCAGGTGATTGACCGGTTTAGTGATGCAGATAAAAAAAGAATTGGTGTGCATAGTTGTCCGGGCGGAGATCATGATTCCACACATAGCGCAGATATTGATTACGCTGATTTATTACCGTCACTATTTAATTTACATGCAACTAATTTTTATCTTGAATTTGCTGCTGAGGAAGATAAAATTCATGTATTGGAATTAATCAGAAAAAATATTAAACCTAATCAGAAAGTTTTTATTGGTGTTACCAATGTAATCAGTCCGAAAATTGAAACACCGGAGGAAGTGCGCGACACGATTTTATTAGCTGCTGAATTTATTCCTGTAGAACAATTAGGCACTACTGATGATTGTGGATTTTCACCATTTGCGGATGACAGGTCTACAGCTCAGGATATTGCCTTTGCAAAAATTGCTGCAAGAATTGAAGGCACTAAAATGGCTGAAGCAATTATGAATTTACCACATGCATCAAATTAA
- a CDS encoding carboxymuconolactone decarboxylase, which produces MAYITLPEGIPGIIGPMIFRPETAKPMNQLVEVLLRGPSSLSSGEREMIAAFTSYRNKTVFCFRSHGAAAAHHLDGNIGLVHQVLEDFESAPVSSKLKALLNIAGKVQQDGKLVTPQDIERAKNEGATELEIHDAVLIAASFCMYNRYVDGLNTFQPEAIEAYFETGKMLAEQGYLNSIPEPQIAE; this is translated from the coding sequence ATGGCATACATTACATTACCGGAGGGAATTCCGGGTATTATCGGACCAATGATATTTCGTCCGGAAACTGCAAAACCAATGAATCAACTGGTTGAGGTATTATTACGCGGACCATCTTCTTTAAGTAGTGGTGAACGTGAAATGATTGCAGCATTTACCTCTTACCGCAATAAAACAGTTTTTTGTTTTCGTTCACATGGTGCTGCTGCGGCGCATCATTTAGATGGAAATATAGGTTTAGTACATCAGGTCCTTGAAGATTTTGAATCGGCACCGGTATCATCAAAACTAAAAGCGCTGTTAAATATTGCAGGAAAAGTGCAGCAGGATGGTAAATTGGTAACACCACAAGATATAGAACGCGCAAAAAACGAAGGTGCAACTGAATTGGAAATTCACGATGCCGTTTTAATAGCCGCGTCATTTTGCATGTATAACCGATATGTAGATGGATTAAATACATTTCAGCCGGAAGCAATAGAGGCTTATTTCGAAACTGGAAAAATGTTAGCAGAACAGGGATATTTGAACAGTATACCCGAACCACAAATCGCAGAATAA
- a CDS encoding T9SS type A sorting domain-containing protein: protein MKNFLVFTLILLLTNNLIIAQTPGNVDLSFECGWYADNTVNKIVVQSDGKIILAGEFQTFNSTVAHQIVRLNPDLTVDPTFNSGSGFPDCNITDMLVTADNKIVISGDFMSYDGHACSLIVRLNADGSYDPTFNTTALGLFYPPENLTLQPDGKILYSGSYLETPAYLEDMIVRMNTDGSRDSSFSINLGISQTSDIKDMALQSDGKLIIGGLFYGPLGVDSMYNVMRLKTNGAKDNPFIAAVGYAAGAISGNYISKIAIKNDGAILLTGKFTNFNGTPANGIVQLNADGIVDVTFNSGIGFPVGATFNTLSITPENTILVSGGFGSYNGSLTTNTIILNSNGSINKTYLVPFSLQYLSTVIYDIAYLADGTAVAGGPFKTFNDKLRTHFVHLNADRSVEDVDFPLMGIYGGQNVIYDFVITPDQKIIIAGFFDFYDKYPVDNIVRLNADGTIDTTFHVSLESDGVQKYILDINQTPDGKLYIAGEFTKVNGLLRKRIARLNADGTVDLSFAPVGGPNDDVYKIAVSADGKIFIAGFFSSVAGVTRKKIALLNADGSLNLAFDPGSGPNNDIFQKAIFQSDNKIILSGAFTKYNGITKKYLMRLNLDGTIDPTFNITEPPSAIPTDLVLLADDKLLISGMEFYNGTNIHNIARLNADGTIDPTFDFTDGLNGTCYDIDLLADGGYLIAGDFSNIDGTPCYQVALLNSDGTFNDDFIVEFPSPPNYVGVPIAVVAEMQDDGNILVSGSFKSFNGVTRNQFARIYGIPSVCSMPENLFADNITPNKAKIHWDVVPGAETYQIYYRVVGAPSWTKVKAFTNLKNLNGLVPSTNYEYKIRANCGEGYTEFSPTATFTTLPLKMGSQEIQVEIYPNPTDGKISVELSETTETIITFYDITGRQLDVISEGNSNQYTILNYRGLVIIKIAGNAGVITKQVIVQ, encoded by the coding sequence ATGAAAAACTTCCTCGTTTTCACCTTAATCCTATTGTTGACAAACAATTTAATAATAGCCCAAACGCCGGGTAATGTTGACCTTTCATTTGAATGTGGCTGGTATGCTGACAACACGGTAAACAAAATTGTAGTGCAAAGTGACGGTAAAATTATTTTGGCGGGTGAATTTCAAACGTTTAACAGTACTGTGGCGCATCAAATTGTGCGTCTGAACCCTGATTTAACTGTTGACCCAACATTTAATTCGGGTTCCGGATTTCCGGATTGTAATATTACTGACATGTTGGTTACTGCTGACAATAAAATTGTGATAAGCGGCGATTTTATGAGTTATGATGGACATGCCTGTAGTTTAATTGTAAGATTAAATGCAGATGGATCATATGACCCGACATTTAATACGACAGCTTTAGGATTATTTTACCCACCGGAAAATCTTACGTTGCAACCGGATGGTAAAATACTTTATTCAGGAAGTTATTTGGAAACACCGGCTTATTTGGAAGATATGATTGTGCGCATGAATACCGATGGTTCACGCGATTCATCATTTAGTATTAATCTGGGTATTTCACAAACCTCTGATATAAAAGATATGGCTTTACAGTCGGATGGTAAATTAATTATTGGAGGATTATTTTACGGGCCGCTTGGTGTTGATTCGATGTATAATGTAATGCGCTTAAAAACGAATGGCGCAAAAGACAATCCTTTTATTGCAGCAGTGGGATATGCCGCAGGTGCAATAAGCGGAAATTATATTTCAAAAATTGCTATCAAAAATGATGGTGCTATTTTACTGACAGGTAAATTCACCAATTTTAACGGAACTCCCGCTAATGGAATTGTTCAGTTAAATGCTGATGGAATTGTTGACGTTACATTCAATTCCGGAATCGGATTTCCGGTAGGTGCAACATTTAATACCCTAAGTATTACCCCTGAAAATACCATTTTAGTTTCAGGTGGATTTGGAAGTTATAATGGCTCGTTAACAACTAACACAATAATTCTGAATAGTAATGGGTCAATAAATAAAACCTATCTCGTGCCATTTTCATTACAATATCTTTCAACAGTTATTTATGATATCGCTTATCTTGCAGATGGCACTGCAGTAGCAGGTGGCCCATTTAAAACATTTAACGATAAATTACGTACACATTTTGTTCATCTGAATGCTGATAGATCGGTTGAAGATGTTGATTTCCCGCTTATGGGAATTTATGGAGGGCAGAATGTTATATATGATTTCGTAATTACCCCGGACCAAAAAATAATTATAGCTGGCTTTTTTGATTTTTATGATAAATACCCTGTTGATAATATTGTTCGCTTAAATGCAGATGGTACTATTGATACGACATTTCATGTATCGCTGGAGTCAGATGGCGTACAGAAATATATTTTAGATATTAACCAAACACCAGATGGTAAATTATATATTGCAGGAGAATTTACTAAGGTAAATGGATTGTTGAGAAAGCGTATTGCACGACTAAATGCTGATGGAACAGTAGATTTAAGTTTTGCTCCGGTTGGCGGACCAAATGATGATGTATATAAAATAGCCGTTTCAGCTGACGGAAAAATATTTATTGCCGGATTTTTCAGTTCGGTTGCTGGTGTAACGAGAAAAAAAATTGCCTTACTGAATGCTGATGGTTCATTGAATTTAGCCTTTGATCCCGGAAGCGGCCCCAACAATGATATTTTTCAAAAGGCAATATTTCAATCTGATAATAAAATTATTTTATCCGGAGCATTTACTAAATATAATGGTATTACAAAAAAATATTTAATGCGATTAAATTTAGATGGGACAATAGATCCAACTTTTAATATTACTGAGCCTCCTTCTGCTATTCCCACTGATCTTGTTTTGCTTGCGGATGATAAGTTGCTTATTTCCGGGATGGAATTTTACAATGGAACCAATATTCATAATATTGCCAGATTAAATGCCGACGGTACTATTGACCCAACGTTTGATTTTACAGATGGATTAAATGGTACTTGTTATGATATTGATTTGCTGGCTGACGGAGGTTACCTGATTGCCGGCGATTTTTCAAACATTGACGGAACTCCATGCTATCAGGTCGCTTTGTTGAATAGTGACGGAACATTTAATGATGATTTCATTGTTGAATTTCCATCACCGCCAAATTATGTAGGCGTGCCAATCGCGGTTGTAGCTGAAATGCAGGATGATGGCAATATATTAGTTTCAGGCAGTTTTAAATCTTTTAATGGAGTAACCAGAAATCAATTTGCAAGAATTTATGGTATTCCTTCAGTATGCAGTATGCCTGAAAATTTATTTGCCGATAACATCACACCAAATAAAGCAAAAATTCACTGGGATGTAGTGCCGGGTGCAGAAACTTATCAAATTTATTACCGCGTTGTTGGTGCACCGAGTTGGACGAAGGTGAAGGCTTTTACGAATTTAAAAAACCTGAATGGTTTAGTGCCTTCAACCAATTATGAATATAAAATAAGGGCCAACTGTGGTGAAGGATATACTGAATTTTCTCCAACAGCTACTTTTACTACTTTACCATTAAAAATGGGCAGTCAGGAAATACAAGTTGAAATATATCCAAATCCTACAGATGGTAAAATTTCTGTTGAATTAAGTGAAACTACTGAAACAATTATAACATTTTATGATATCACCGGACGTCAACTTGATGTGATTTCAGAGGGAAATTCAAATCAATATACAATTTTGAATTATCGCGGATTAGTAATTATTAAAATTGCCGGAAATGCCGGTGTAATTACGAAGCAGGTAATTGTTCAGTAA
- the hemN gene encoding oxygen-independent coproporphyrinogen III oxidase encodes MFSGLIQKYNVPGPRYTSYPTVPYWDGENFNYPEWEHLLIRSFQNSNSTEGISLYIHLPFCESLCTFCGCNKRITKQHQVETPYIETVLKEWELYCNLFPEKPIIKELHLGGGTPTFFSVENLAQLINGIFSRATIAPQHEFSFEGHPNNTTKLHLEKLFELGFNRVSFGVQDYNEKVQQAIHRIQPFENVERVTKWAREIGYQSIGHDLIFGLPFQSVDDILNTINKTNRLRPDRLAFYSYAHVPWIKGNGQRGFNEADLPRDEEKRLLYEIGKKQLLELGYVEIGMDHFAIPEDSLFESFNTGKLHRNFMGYTGSKTQLMIGLGVSAIGDSWYAFGQNEKSLETYIEKIQENTLPIFRGHLLTPEDINFRKHILNLMCRFETSWSSENNYLPIMHEITAQLHEMETDGLVEIYPDKLIVTPKGKPFVRNVCMAFDVRLRRNQPATELFSSTI; translated from the coding sequence ATGTTTTCAGGCCTTATTCAAAAGTACAACGTTCCCGGTCCAAGGTATACCAGTTACCCAACTGTTCCTTATTGGGATGGAGAAAATTTTAACTATCCCGAATGGGAGCATTTACTCATCCGTTCATTTCAAAATTCAAATTCTACTGAAGGTATCAGTCTATACATACATTTACCTTTTTGTGAAAGTTTATGTACGTTTTGTGGTTGTAATAAACGTATTACAAAACAGCATCAGGTTGAAACACCCTATATCGAAACGGTGTTAAAAGAATGGGAATTATACTGCAATTTATTTCCTGAAAAACCAATTATTAAGGAATTACATTTAGGAGGCGGAACACCTACATTTTTTAGCGTAGAAAATTTAGCGCAATTAATAAACGGTATTTTTTCGCGGGCAACAATAGCCCCTCAACATGAATTTAGTTTTGAAGGACATCCGAATAACACAACAAAATTACATCTGGAAAAACTATTTGAACTTGGATTTAACCGTGTGAGTTTTGGTGTGCAGGATTACAATGAAAAAGTGCAACAGGCTATTCATCGCATTCAGCCTTTCGAAAATGTTGAACGCGTTACAAAGTGGGCTCGCGAAATTGGATACCAAAGTATTGGTCACGATTTAATTTTTGGTTTGCCTTTTCAGTCGGTAGATGATATTTTAAACACCATTAATAAAACGAACCGGTTGCGTCCCGACCGACTTGCATTTTACAGTTATGCGCATGTGCCTTGGATAAAAGGTAATGGACAAAGAGGTTTTAATGAAGCGGATTTACCGCGTGATGAAGAAAAAAGACTATTGTATGAAATCGGTAAAAAACAGTTATTGGAATTAGGTTATGTGGAAATTGGTATGGATCATTTTGCGATACCTGAAGATTCGCTTTTTGAATCGTTTAATACAGGCAAATTACATCGCAACTTTATGGGTTATACCGGTTCAAAAACACAATTAATGATTGGACTGGGTGTTTCAGCAATAGGTGATAGCTGGTATGCATTCGGACAAAATGAAAAATCGCTGGAAACGTATATTGAAAAAATTCAGGAAAATACACTGCCAATTTTCCGCGGCCATTTGTTAACACCTGAAGATATTAATTTCCGAAAACACATTTTAAATCTGATGTGTCGTTTCGAAACCAGCTGGTCGAGCGAAAATAATTATTTACCGATTATGCATGAAATAACAGCACAATTACATGAAATGGAAACAGATGGATTGGTTGAAATTTATCCGGATAAATTAATTGTTACACCAAAAGGCAAACCATTTGTTCGAAATGTATGTATGGCCTTTGATGTTAGGTTAAGGCGAAATCAACCGGCTACTGAGTTATTTTCTTCAACTATTTAG